From Daucus carota subsp. sativus chromosome 6, DH1 v3.0, whole genome shotgun sequence:
AAGCATCAGATCTTAtctcttttcatcttcaaacatcTCTGACATTCTGAATCACCACAAACCCGTGAAAGAGATCTGATTTTTAACACAGCCAGATAAAAAATTTCATAAGTTTAATCAATATAACGAAAGTTCACTTTTAAAATTGGATCCTTGTGAACGATTGAATAGTAATCACAATGTCGGTGGCTCAAAATTCGATTTTTCAACCAAAACCCGCCTCGAATTTGTGTTCAACCACCAAGCCTAAGGCTATTCTGAACCCCCAACTCAATGTTTTGAGTCGGGTCGCGGTGAGAGCCAAAGCAAAAGCCAAGAATTGTGGGTTTGCTTTGGAGAAGAACAGGTTTTATGGGTCCAGATTACGTGGGTCGGGTCAAGAAAGGCACCATCTTTGGCAATCTGATGGACCCGGAAGAGCTCCAAAACTCAAAGTGGTGGTCAAGTCTTCAATGTCTCAGGTGCCTGAAAAGCCTCTTGGGCTTTATGATTCAGCTTTCGATAAGGATTCTTGTGGGGTAGGCTTTGTTGCTGAGTTATCTGGTGAAAGCAGCCGTAAAACGGTAAAAAGATGTCAAGTTTATAATTTTGTGTATATCGTTTATGTATATTTATGTGCAGACAAATTTTAGGTACTTATAATTGATGGGTTTGGTCTGGATTGGATTGATTTGTTGTTGTAGGTAAGGGATGCAATAGAGATGTTGGTAAGAATGGCACACAGAGGTGCATGTGGATGTGAAGCTAATACTGGTGATGGGGCTGGGATTCTTGTTGCTCTTCCTCATGACTTTTACAAGGAGGTATATCTGGATCctaatctatctatctatctttaTCTGTGTAGGCTTATGTGTAAATACAAACAATTTGGTCTATTTTAGCCTATAATATGACACCTATTTGTTTTTTAGTATTTCTTTATCTTGTGTGTATATGAATTAGTAAAAATCATTGTTTTTATCCAAGCgaatatcatatttataaattataatatatatatatatatatatatatatatatatatattttggtttatatatatatttttaacttttagtATGTGTCGAATTTCCAAGGTTCTTAAAGCTTTGTatgtacacacacacatgtaacTGATTTTGCTCtgatttacatgaaaaacaatTTTGTAGAGGCtgttgtttgttaatttatGGACAGTTTATTTTAGCAGTTCAAAATGAATATATGGGTGTTTGCATGTTGTGTTCTTGTGGTTATACTTAATTTGTTGCACTttactaatttataaaatttctattacctctgattttttgaattaatatgaTCATTCACCAATgtggattttatttaaaaaacacaaacaaaaacagTTTAAAAGGGGTTGTTGAGTTTAACATAATCATTTTTCTTGTACAGTAGTAGCAGTTAGTAACAAGCTTTTTGATTGGTGTTTTAAGGTCGGAAGTGAGTTTGATTGGTTTACTCTGTATCAGGTTGCTAAAGATGTTGGCTTTGAGCTGCCGCCATTTGGGGAATACGCTGTTGGCATGTTTTTCTTGCCTACTTCTGAAAGCAGAAGGGAGCAAAGCAAAATTGTATTTACGAAGGTATTGCCTTTATTGCTTACGTTTGTGCATTGGGAAGTTGTAGATCGATTTGGATTTCTATGTCTTGGAGAATCTAGTTACGATCagataaaagtattattttacaGAGATTCATATTGATTTTTCCCATTTTTGGATTACTTGCCTCTTGTGTCATGGTTCACTGTCGTGGATTGACTAAATTCTATGCTGTCTCTGTAGGTTGCTGAGTCACTTGGCCATACTGTTCTTGGCTGGCGCTCTGTCCCAACTGATAACTCTGGATTGGGCCCGTCTACTTTACAAACAGAACCTGTTATTGAACAAGTGTTTCTTACACCTACACCTAGGTCTGAGGTTGATTTTGAGCAACAGGTATATTTTGTTTACGTGGTTCTACTATTTGTAATGCAAAATTTCTTTCTACTAAAATCTGAAACATAAATCAAGTTTAATCAAGTAAAATTTTGCCTTTTGAATGCGAGTAACAATTTCTGTGAAAGAGTAAAATGactttatcaaaaattaatttattcatgTTTGCCATTTAACTAATGAAGGCAGCTGGTGGTGTTtattaatatgtgtgtgtgtttaagtTGCACAATACTGGATTTCCAacctttataatatatttcgTTCTGCTTCTTTCATTGAACTGGTGTTTTATTTCTTGAATGTATCCATCACTTGAAACTGTACTTAATTTGTACCTACGTTGTCGTCCACACAGCTTTACATATTAAGGAGAGTTTCGATGGTAGCTATACGAGCGGCTTTAAATCTCCAACATGGCAGCGTCAAGGACTTCTATATATGTTCTTTATCCTCGAGGCATGCTTTCAGAAACCTACTTTATTGTGCAGTTGAATTGTTTAGCATGCAGGAGTTTTGACAcgtcttctttcttttttgcagAACCATTGTCTACAAAGGTCAGTTGAAGCCCAATCAGTTGAAGGAGTATTATTATGCGGATCTTGGCAATCAAAGGTTTACGAGCTACATGGCCCTGGTAAATATTTTCTCTATTCACTTTTTTCTTTTGCCACTGACTGCATACTTCACCAACGAACAGCATGGGACCAACCTGCTAACTGAAGAGATGCAAGGTTGAGGAATGACTTCTGAGGCATTATTGAAGTATGAATGATCTCTTAAGTTCTTCCACTTccttgatatatgaatttggatgcGGGATTGATTCTTTGGGTGAGTTGGTAAGGTACCTCCATTATGAAGTAAATCATGTTTGCAGAGCAATGTTGTATATGGTCAGTTCTTGAGGAACCAAGTATAATATTGAGTGGTGGAAAGTAATTTTCTCAGGTTAGGTAGACTAGGATCCACAGTATTTCTTATGGTGGTGGAGTGAATATACTATTGTACCCCCAAACACAATAAATTTGGACACAGTTATGTTTTACTTAAAAATACTGGCATAGAATGAGTTATCCTGTGCTATTCATGCAGGTTCATTCACGGTTTTCGACGAATACATTCCCGAGCTGGGATCGTGCTCAACCTATGCGTGTTTTGGGACATAATGGAGAAATTAACACGCTTCGGGGAAATGTCAACTGGTAAATTCTAGAAGCTTATTCcatttgtactttaaattctTCTTTGGCGTGGTTGCATGTAGCGTAGTGGTTTTTGAATTAATCAGATTCATTTAAGATTATGGTGCAGTCTAGTTTGAAACTTCTTAAGAGTATAGATTGGTATGTCCCAGTGCTCTGAGAAGTTAGATTTCTGATTATTCATGCTGCATATAAAATTCAAGCAGCCAACTTAATCTACACATATTTGTTTAGTCACaaattgatttattatattgtGGCTCTTTAATGCCCTTCACTTTCTTTTGAAGAGCTATTGACAACTACAAGGAAATCATTTTCTTATTCATGATCAATGAATGTTGACTTAATAATTTCCTAATACTTAAGTTTACGTTACTCCACGTGTCTTTGTGATTTTAGttacataaatatttgattatgttTAGATCATAGTTTTGTAGGTTATAGCATTTTATACTTGAATTTGGTGATGAGCTGATGATTACTATCTATATTTTCATGTCTGTACATGAACATCACcctttttgttaattttaatagGATGAAGGCCCGGGAAGGTCTCCTTAAGTGCAGGGACCTTCAGTTGTCAAAGAACGAGATGAAGAAGCTTCTACCAATCGTAGATGCAAGCTCTTCTGATTCAGGTTAGAATGTGTTTCATTTCCCTACATGCTCTACTGTTTTGATACTTTATACACTCTTCCTCCTGCACAAAGGCAAAAATGCAAGGCAAATTGCATGTTGAAACAATATGCAGATAGATGTTTTTTCATTAATCTAAATTTTTGTGGCATTGTTATATTTTCTCAGGGTCTTTTGATGGTGTCCTTGAGCTTTTAATACGAGCTGGAAGAAGTCTCCCAGAAGCtataatgatgatgatccctGAAGCTTGGCAGAATGACAAAAATATGGATCCTGAAAGGAAGGATTTGTATGAATATTTTTCAGCCCTAATGGAACCATGGGATGGTCCAGCTCTAATATCATGTAAGAGGGAATATGGATTTCTCAGCTGCTTATGTTAAAGCATCATTTGGTAATTGTGCTGACATAGAATCACTTGCAGTTACTGATGGTCGCTATCTCGGAGCTACATTAGACCGAAATGGATTGCGTCCGGGCCGCTTTTATGTCACTCACAGCGGACGAGTCATAATGGCGAGTGAAGTTGGGGTCGTTGATATCCCACCAGAGGATGTATCTAGGAAAGGAAGACTGAATCCTGGAATGATGCTTCTTGTGGATTTTGAGAAGCATGTTGTTGTAGATGATGAAGCTTTGAAGCAGCAGTACTCAAAGGCACGACCATATGGAAAGTGGCTTGAAAGACAAAAGATTACACTTAAGAATATTGTTGAATCGGTTCGTGAGTCTGACAGGGTGTGTCCTCCTATAGCAGGAGTCATGCAAGTAAGGAActcaattgaattttttttttattgcccTATTCTTTGCCCTCTGTTCTATTTGGATTAATGAACTTCAatagtttcaaaattttaacatggcattttttttttccattttagGCATCAAATAACGATGACAACATGGAAAACATGGGTCTGCGTGGCTTACTGGCTCCCCTAAAGGCTTTTGGGTATTTGTCTTCTTTATTTACTATCTTCTATATGCTTTTTACGCTCTTTTCTGTTCGgatctaaaaataaattattccaTGTATAATCTGTGCAGTTATACTATTGAATCTATAGAGATGCTGCTGCTACCAATGGCCAAAGATGGTGTCGAGGCTCTTGGCTCGATGGGGAACGATGCTCCCTTGGCCGTGATGTCAAACAGGGAGAAACTCATTTTTGAGTATTTTAAACAAATGTTTGCTCAGGTTACGAATCCTCCAATTGATCCTATACGGGAGAAGATAGTTACTTCTATGGAGTGCATGGTTGGTCCAGAAGGGGATCTCACAGAGACCACCGAGGAACAATGCCACCGTCTATCATTGAAAGGCCCCCTTCTATCCATCGATGAAATGCAAGCAATTAAGAAAATGAACTACAGAGGCTGGCGTAGCAAAGTTTTAGATATAACCTATTCAAAGGAACGGGGCGGAAATGGATTGGAGGAGACACTAGATAGGATATGTTTGGAAGCACATAATGCAATTAAGGAGGGTTATACTACTTTGGTGCTTTCTGATCGAGGTATATATTCCTCCATCTTTATAGCAAGACTTTTTTAGGAAATTAATTGCCACTGCTTCTCATTGTTAATATTATGTCTACTTGTAACAAAATTTCAGCATTTTCACCAAACCGAGTTgctgttagctcactcttggcTGTCGGTGCTGTCCATCAACATTTAGTCAAGAAACTTGAGCGTACTCGTGTAGCATTGATTGTGGAATCTGCTGAACCCCGTGAAGTGCACCATTTCTGTACACTGGTAGGATTTGGTGCAGATGGTATCTGCCCATATTTGGCTGTAGAGGCCATTTGGAGACTTCAGGTTGATGGTAAGATCCCACCCAAATCTAGTGGTGAATTCCACTCAAAGGAAGAGCTAATCAAAAAGTATTATAGAGCAAGTCAATATGGAATGATGAAGGTTCTTGCTAAAATGGGTATATCGACGCTGGCCTCATACAAGGGTGCTCAAATTTTCGAGGCTGTTGGTCTTTCATCAGACGTGATGGATAGGTGCTTTGCAGGAACTCCAAGTAGAGTAGAAGGTGCAACATTTGAGGCTCTTGCTCACGATGCACTTCATTTGCATGATATTGCATTTCCATCACGAGCATTACCTCCCACAAGTGCTGAAGCTGTGGCACTGCCAAATCCGGGCGATTATCACTGGAGAAAAGGTGGTGAGATTCATCTGAACGATCCTCTTGCCATATCAAAGCTGCAAGAGGCAGCCAGGGGAAATAGTGTGGCTGCCTACAAAGAGTACTCCAAGCGCATACAGGAACTGAATAAATCCTGTAATCTGCGGGGACTTCTAAAATTCAAAGAAGCGGCTGTGCAAATTCCTTTAGAGGAAGTAGAGCCAGCTAGTGAAATTGTGAAGAGGTTCTGTACGGGAGCCATGAGTTATGGGTCCATTTCACTGGAGGCTCACACCACCCTTGCTATGGCAATGAATAAGATCGGAGGAAAGTCGAACACAGGTTTGTTGTCTATTGGACTTGCTACTTCTATCAATTATTCGTAAGTATTATCATAGCATGGTCTGCTTCTCATGATCAAATATAAGTATTGTATGTTTTGAGTTGGAATTCCCATAAGCCAATTAGCTTCGGGAAGTTGATGCAAGCATCTTCTCCTGGAATGTTTTTCTAGTCCTGTTTTCTCCTTTCATCCTCAACTTTCTAAGAGAAATCTATTCATTTCACTGGTTTGAGAgtgtttttattgatttttaaagaaaaacttGTTGGATCTCTTTGCTTGCATCATCGActgttattataaatatatgccACTAACTGCAGGTCTGATTCACATTATGTTTTTGTAGTTGCAGAGTAGTTTAACCTTCAGTACTAACTTCTGAAAATATACTCGTGTAGGTGAGGGCGGTGAAAACCCATCCCGTATGGAGCCACTTTCAGATGGTTCGATGAATCCTAAGAGGAGTGCAATCAAGCAGGTAGCAAGTGGGAGGTTTGGTGTTTCCAGTTATTACCTAACTAATGCTGATGAGCTTCAGATAAAAATGGCTCAGGTATGGTTTAACTTTCAAGTTAAGATTAATTGTTACATGTGTGTTAATGAACATATTAGGTAAATGTTAGATCATCTCTTGGTGAGAGGTGCTGTTCATCTTGGACTGCACTTAACATCTGGCATCAAGTTTGGATTGGTCTTGGTTACTCTATGTTCTTTAGATTTTTTGTAACTCTGGATTTGTGTGTCACAGGGAGCAAAGCCTGGTGAAGGAGGGGAACTTCCTGGCCATAAGGTTATTGGGGATATTGCAATCACTCGAAATTCTACTGCTGGGGTGGGATTAATAAGCCCTCCTCCTCATCATGACATCTATTCTATCGAAGATCTTGCTCAACTGATTTATGATTTGAAGGTTAGTGTACAATACTGTAAATAGTGGACATCTGTTCCTGATTTGATGTAGGGAACCTTATTTAGTATATCCAAGACCACGGTGTGATTTTGtatgttaattatgtttttctGATTGTTACGTAGAATGCTAATCCAGCGGCAAGAGTTAGTGTGAAATTGGTTTCTGAAGCTGGTGTTGGAGTAATTGCTAGTGGTGTTGTAAAGGGGCATGCTGACCATATTTTAATTTCCGGACACGATGGAGGTACAGGGGCCTCTCGGTGGACTGGTATTAAGAGTGCTGGGCTTCCATGGGAACTTGGTCTTGCGGAGACCCATCAAACTCTTGTTGCTAATGATCTCCGTGGCCGAACAGTTCTCCAGACTGACGGCCAACTTAAAACTGGAAGAGATGTTGCCATGGCTGCACTTCTTGGCGCAGAGGAATTTGGTTTCAGCACAGCTCCTCTCATAACTCTTGGTTGCATTATGATGCGGAAGTGCCACAAAAACACTTGCCCAGTTGGCATTGCAACTCAAGATCCAGTTCTTAGAGAAAAATTTGCTGGAGAACCTGAACATGTCATTAATTTCTTCTTCATGATTGCTGAAGAATTAAGGGAAATTATGTCTCAGCTTGGATTAAGAACCATCAATGAGATGGTTGGTCGATCAGACTTGCTAGAAATGGATAAAGATCTGATCAAGGATAATGAGAAGCTTAAGACTATCGATCTCTCTCTATTACTTAAACCGGCTGCTGAGATTCGTCCGGAAGCAGCACAGTATTGTGTAGAGAAGCAAGACCATGGCCTAGACATGGCTTTGGACCAGAAACTGATATCATTGTCTGCACCAGCCTTGTCAAAAGGTCTTCCTGTGTATATGGAGACCCCTATCTGCAATACAAATCGGGCGGTTGGAACAATGTTAAGTCACGAAGTGACAAAGCGCTACCACAATATAGGCCTTCCTGCAGATACTATTCACGTTAAACTTAATGGAAGTGCGGGGCAGAGCCTTGGAGCTTTTCTGTGCTCTGGAATCATGCTGGAGCTTGAAGGTGACAGCAATGACTATGTTGGAAAGGGATTGTCTGGTGGCAAGATTGTTGTGTACCCTCCCAAAGGAAGCAACTTTGACCCAAAAGAAAACATCATAATAGGAAATGTGGCTCTTTATGGTGCAACAAATGGAGAAGCTTACTTTAATGGGATGGCTGCTGAAAGATTCTGTGTACGTAATTCAGGTGCTAAAGCAGTTGTAGAAGGTGTTGGTGATCATGGTTGCGAGTATATGACTGGAGGGACTGTTGTTGTGCTTGGGAAAACTGGGCGCAATTTTGCAGCTGGCATGAGTGGTGGTATAGCTTATGTTTTCGATGAGGATTCCAAGTTCCGTTCTAGATGCAATGCTGAGCTTGTTGATCTGGATAATGTTGAAGAAGAGGATGACATCACAACTCTTAGGATGATGATACAGCAACATCAGCGGCACACAGGCAGCCAGCTAGCCAAAGACGTGCTTTCGAACTTTGATAAACTCTTGCCTTCATTTGTTAAGGTCTTTCCAAGGGATTACAAACGAATACTAGCAAGCCTTAGGAAGGAGGAAATTGCAAAAAGGGCTGCAGAAAAGGCTGCTAAAGAAGCTGAAGAGCAAGAAGAAGCAGAGTTAGTTGAAAAAGATGCTTTTGAAGAGCTAAAGAAATTGGCAGCTGCTAATACCATGAATGAGAAAGCTAGTGAGGTAAAAATCCTGTTAAGTTGTGGTTATGAGTCTGTGGAAATTATAAAGCTCTTttgaattagcaaaaaaaaaaaaaggaaagaagaagCTCATTTAAGTCAAAGTAGCTGTAACTGAACATAATTAAGTAATGGCGACTTGGCTACTGACCACTTCATGTAGGTGCAAGTATTGGAAAATTTCCTTTATATTTCTTGAGGTCctacttttcttttcttgaagAAGTAGCACAAATTAATTTGCTCCTGCATTAGTTATTTCTGAGGAATTTCCCCATCTGAAACAAtaaaaatagattatttttttttgtcattacACCTCTGtttaataaaatcaatatatatttggtttatatcCTTGTATCTCTGTAATGTATCcctattttgattatattttttgtcctgAATATAGATAAATTTATGTAGCAGTTACTTGATttaatacatatatgatgactTTTTAAACTTACATGGTTTATATTTGAACTCAATAGGAAGTGAAGGCTAAAGTATCAGACAGACCATCTGAGGTAGCTGATGCTGTCAAGCATAGAGGTTTTGTTGCATATGAGCGTGCAGGAGTTTCATATAGGGATCCCCTTGTTCGGATGGGTGACTGGAAAGAAGTTATGGAAGAGACAAAGCCTGGACCGCTTGTAAAGACACAGTCTGCTCGCTGTATGGACTGTGGCACTCCTTTTTGTCATCAAGTACGAATTATATTCTTTCATATGATATAGTTTTGTTGTCTATACCAAAAGGTTTTTCTTATGAGTGCAGTGTTATACatcaaaaagttaaaatataattgcTCTAATATCTGAGACTTTGTGTAACGATTTACCAAGTTTCTTTCCTTTCTTGAACTGGGAAACTATTATGCAGGAGAATTCTGGATGTCCTCTTGGAAATAAAATACCTGAATTCAACGAGTTGGTGTACCAAAATAGGTGGCGTGAAGCACTCAATCGGCTTCTGGAGACCAATAATTTTCCAGAGTTTACTGGCCGAGTATGCCCAGCACCGTGTGAGGGTTCTTGTGTGCTTGGTATTATTGAAAATCCAGTTTCTATTAAGAGCATTGAGTGTTCGATCATCGACAAAGCCTTTGAGGAAGGTTGGATGCTGCCCCGACCTCCACTAACGAGAACAGGGTATGTTATTATTCTTTCTCCCCAGTTGCCTTAAAGCTAATGCTTGATGTCGATACTATAACTCGAAAGTCTTGAGAACATCTAAAAAATGAAGTATACAATATGTAATTTGATCATAATCACTATTGGTACAGGAAAAAAGTTGCCATTGTTGGGAGTGGACCTTCTGGTTTGGCAGCTGCTGATCAGCTAAATAGAATGGGTCATTCTGTGACAGTCTTTGAGCGGTCCGATCGAGTTGGGGGCCTGATGATGTATGGAGTCCCAAATATGAAAACGGATAAAATTGATGTTGTTCAAAGGCGGGTTGACCTTATGGAGAAAGAAGGAGTGACATTTGTTGTCAATGCCAGTGTTGGCAAAGATCCGTCCTATTCCCTGGATCGACTTCGTGAGGAGAATGATGCAATAATTTTGGCCGTAGGAGCTACAAAGCCAAGGTATGCTATGAGTTCTAAAATACCTGTTTTTCATTATACCTATATGGAGGAACATATATGTATTGGAAATTCCTTTATGCAAGTTTTTCGATCAGAAAAGAATTTCAGaacttgtatttaaatttttgcagGGACCTTCCTGTTCCTGGAAGGGAGTTGTCAGGAGTCCATTTTGCGATGGAGTTTCTTCATGCCAATACGAAGAGCTTGCTTGATAGCAATCTTGAGGATGGTAACTACATATCAGCCAAAGGAAAGAAAGTTGTTGTAATTGGTGGAGGTGACACAGGAACAGATTGCATAGGGACCTCTATTAGACACGGTTGCAATAACATTGTTAATTTGGAGCTTCTTCCTGAGCCACCTAGAACAAGAGCACCGGGTAACCCCTGGCCACAGGTTCGACCTTTTCCTTGGTTACTTGATGCTTTAGTTATGTGTATTATGCTCTGATGATTTTATCTTGCAGTATGATCATTTATAGTTCGTTTCCTGTTGTGCCTTATAGCCCATCGCAGACTACACTCGTTTGTGTTACAGTTTATTTTCTGCTCCTAATCTTTAATATCAGTTCGGTCACTGATGCCTTTTACTTTATCTTGTGTTTGCAGTGGCCTCGTATATTCCGTGTTGATTATGGGCACCAAGAAGCTGCTACCAAGTTTGGAAAAGACCCCAGGTCCTATGAGGTATTGACTAAGCGGTTCATTGGAGATGAAAATGGTCTTGTGAAAGGACTAGAAATAGTGCGCGTACAATGGGAGAAGGATGCCAGTGGAAGGTTTCAGTTTAAGGAAGTTGAGGGTTCGGAGGAGATCATCGGGGCTGATTTAGTCCTCCTAGCCATGGGTTTTCTAGGGCCCGAGTCGGTAAGCATTGTGAGCTTATGCCCAAACAATTTTTGCTGTACTAAATATATACATTCTAATGTGCTTTCTCTTCAGCCATTCTTTGTAGTCTCGCATCTTGAAATAATGCCAAAAAATGGatagatattatattatatcttatatctCTGATGTTTGTTTTGATCAGACTATAGCGGACAAACTGGAGTTGGAACGAGATAATAGATCAAACTTCAAAGCTGAATATGGCCGTTTCTCAACCAATGTAGATGGCGTGTTTGCTGCTGGTGATTGTCGACGTGGTCAATCATTGGTGGTATGGGCCATTTCAGAAGGCCGACAAGCTGCTTCTGAAGTCGACAAGTACCTTCTTAGAGAGGAAAACAATGTCGATTCAGATCGACTAGATAATACCACCAATAGGCAGCAAGATAGCAACAAGCAGACAGTAATGACAAAGTAAATTTCCTTTTAGTCATTTTGGGTTTTCGGTTTTCATATACGAATGAGGGAGTTATCTTGATGAGTTCCATATGGAGATGATTGTTGAATCTGAAGATGTTTATGGGTAAGAAGAGGTTCACAAGTCGATTCTTGTAGATAACCAACAATAGGAGAACCTTTCGAAGctaaaaagaatttttagatTAGGGAGGGGGATAATGTCCTTTGTAATCGGGGTATTATTATCCTTTGCAGGTTGTTTTCGTGATCTCTTCATTTCCTTCTGGTATTTCTTGTTTGAAATGGTGGTTAAAAATCCATCACAATAAATACTGTAAAGCTTTTGGATTTTGGTTTTATATCGTTATCTATTTATCACCAGATTAGTAGATCTTGTGTCCACTGTCAAGTGCTGGTGTGTGTATAAACA
This genomic window contains:
- the LOC108226948 gene encoding glutamate synthase [NADH], amyloplastic isoform X1 encodes the protein MSVAQNSIFQPKPASNLCSTTKPKAILNPQLNVLSRVAVRAKAKAKNCGFALEKNRFYGSRLRGSGQERHHLWQSDGPGRAPKLKVVVKSSMSQVPEKPLGLYDSAFDKDSCGVGFVAELSGESSRKTVRDAIEMLVRMAHRGACGCEANTGDGAGILVALPHDFYKEVAKDVGFELPPFGEYAVGMFFLPTSESRREQSKIVFTKVAESLGHTVLGWRSVPTDNSGLGPSTLQTEPVIEQVFLTPTPRSEVDFEQQLYILRRVSMVAIRAALNLQHGSVKDFYICSLSSRTIVYKGQLKPNQLKEYYYADLGNQRFTSYMALVHSRFSTNTFPSWDRAQPMRVLGHNGEINTLRGNVNWMKAREGLLKCRDLQLSKNEMKKLLPIVDASSSDSGSFDGVLELLIRAGRSLPEAIMMMIPEAWQNDKNMDPERKDLYEYFSALMEPWDGPALISFTDGRYLGATLDRNGLRPGRFYVTHSGRVIMASEVGVVDIPPEDVSRKGRLNPGMMLLVDFEKHVVVDDEALKQQYSKARPYGKWLERQKITLKNIVESVRESDRVCPPIAGVMQASNNDDNMENMGLRGLLAPLKAFGYTIESIEMLLLPMAKDGVEALGSMGNDAPLAVMSNREKLIFEYFKQMFAQVTNPPIDPIREKIVTSMECMVGPEGDLTETTEEQCHRLSLKGPLLSIDEMQAIKKMNYRGWRSKVLDITYSKERGGNGLEETLDRICLEAHNAIKEGYTTLVLSDRAFSPNRVAVSSLLAVGAVHQHLVKKLERTRVALIVESAEPREVHHFCTLVGFGADGICPYLAVEAIWRLQVDGKIPPKSSGEFHSKEELIKKYYRASQYGMMKVLAKMGISTLASYKGAQIFEAVGLSSDVMDRCFAGTPSRVEGATFEALAHDALHLHDIAFPSRALPPTSAEAVALPNPGDYHWRKGGEIHLNDPLAISKLQEAARGNSVAAYKEYSKRIQELNKSCNLRGLLKFKEAAVQIPLEEVEPASEIVKRFCTGAMSYGSISLEAHTTLAMAMNKIGGKSNTGEGGENPSRMEPLSDGSMNPKRSAIKQVASGRFGVSSYYLTNADELQIKMAQGAKPGEGGELPGHKVIGDIAITRNSTAGVGLISPPPHHDIYSIEDLAQLIYDLKNANPAARVSVKLVSEAGVGVIASGVVKGHADHILISGHDGGTGASRWTGIKSAGLPWELGLAETHQTLVANDLRGRTVLQTDGQLKTGRDVAMAALLGAEEFGFSTAPLITLGCIMMRKCHKNTCPVGIATQDPVLREKFAGEPEHVINFFFMIAEELREIMSQLGLRTINEMVGRSDLLEMDKDLIKDNEKLKTIDLSLLLKPAAEIRPEAAQYCVEKQDHGLDMALDQKLISLSAPALSKGLPVYMETPICNTNRAVGTMLSHEVTKRYHNIGLPADTIHVKLNGSAGQSLGAFLCSGIMLELEGDSNDYVGKGLSGGKIVVYPPKGSNFDPKENIIIGNVALYGATNGEAYFNGMAAERFCVRNSGAKAVVEGVGDHGCEYMTGGTVVVLGKTGRNFAAGMSGGIAYVFDEDSKFRSRCNAELVDLDNVEEEDDITTLRMMIQQHQRHTGSQLAKDVLSNFDKLLPSFVKVFPRDYKRILASLRKEEIAKRAAEKAAKEAEEQEEAELVEKDAFEELKKLAAANTMNEKASEEVKAKVSDRPSEVADAVKHRGFVAYERAGVSYRDPLVRMGDWKEVMEETKPGPLVKTQSARCMDCGTPFCHQENSGCPLGNKIPEFNELVYQNRWREALNRLLETNNFPEFTGRVCPAPCEGSCVLGIIENPVSIKSIECSIIDKAFEEGWMLPRPPLTRTGKKVAIVGSGPSGLAAADQLNRMGHSVTVFERSDRVGGLMMYGVPNMKTDKIDVVQRRVDLMEKEGVTFVVNASVGKDPSYSLDRLREENDAIILAVGATKPRDLPVPGRELSGVHFAMEFLHANTKSLLDSNLEDGNYISAKGKKVVVIGGGDTGTDCIGTSIRHGCNNIVNLELLPEPPRTRAPGNPWPQWPRIFRVDYGHQEAATKFGKDPRSYEVLTKRFIGDENGLVKGLEIVRVQWEKDASGRFQFKEVEGSEEIIGADLVLLAMGFLGPESTIADKLELERDNRSNFKAEYGRFSTNVDGVFAAGDCRRGQSLVVWAISEGRQAASEVDKYLLREENNVDSDRLDNTTNRQQDSNKQTVMTK